One part of the Lachnospiraceae bacterium JLR.KK002 genome encodes these proteins:
- a CDS encoding antibiotic biosynthesis monooxygenase, with translation MAITVNIYYSGVNGNAVKFAEEMVSSGIVSDIRAEDGNIRYEYFFPMDDKETVLLIDSWKDQHSLDVHHASPMMAKITGLREKYGLHMRVERYVSDESGVPAADMAFIRE, from the coding sequence GTGGCTATTACGGTCAATATTTATTACAGTGGCGTGAATGGCAATGCAGTTAAATTTGCGGAAGAAATGGTTTCAAGCGGCATTGTCAGTGACATCCGTGCAGAAGATGGAAATATAAGATATGAATATTTTTTCCCTATGGATGATAAGGAGACGGTGCTTTTAATCGACAGTTGGAAAGACCAGCATTCCTTAGATGTCCACCATGCTTCTCCCATGATGGCAAAGATTACGGGACTTCGGGAAAAGTATGGCCTGCATATGAGGGTGGAACGGTATGTATCTGATGAAAGCGGAGTTCCGGCAGCGGATATGGCATTTATCAGGGAATAA
- a CDS encoding flavodoxin family protein — translation MKKILIVQGGGRANGNTAQLVSYFVKGAEEGGHSVEVVSLVKNEVKGCLGCNACRYGKPCVQKDAFNGIVPQIKDADCIVFASPLYFWTVSSRIKAFIERFYCIAEEDSNPPLGRYEKYPVKDCALLMTSADDFFWTFEQAVSYYQFTMVNYIGFHDRGMVLAGGCGDTNGKPQIDKTAHLQAAYEFVNNPRKNKGI, via the coding sequence GTGAAGAAAATTCTTATAGTGCAGGGTGGCGGCAGGGCTAATGGGAATACGGCACAGCTTGTCAGCTATTTTGTAAAAGGGGCAGAGGAAGGCGGGCATTCGGTTGAGGTGGTATCACTGGTAAAAAATGAAGTCAAAGGGTGTCTTGGCTGCAATGCCTGCCGCTATGGGAAACCATGTGTGCAGAAAGACGCATTTAACGGTATTGTTCCCCAAATAAAAGATGCAGACTGTATCGTTTTTGCCTCACCTTTGTATTTCTGGACGGTATCATCCCGGATAAAGGCCTTCATTGAAAGGTTTTACTGTATCGCAGAGGAAGATTCCAACCCGCCATTGGGCAGGTATGAAAAATATCCGGTTAAGGACTGTGCGCTGCTTATGACTTCGGCAGATGATTTCTTCTGGACCTTTGAGCAGGCGGTTTCCTATTACCAGTTTACGATGGTAAATTATATTGGATTCCATGACAGGGGGATGGTGCTTGCCGGGGGATGCGGGGATACGAACGGCAAGCCGCAGATTGATAAGACAGCCCACTTGCAGGCGGCGTATGAATTTGTGAATAATCCCCGAAAAAATAAAGGAATATGA
- a CDS encoding GntR family transcriptional regulator — translation MEIIVSNKASRPLYEQISTQIKAAIMSGELKTGEAIPSVRSLAKSLHISILTVQKAYSTLQEDGFIETTAGKGCYVSAQNQDFYLEEQQKKIEERFLEAIEIARASGISFDKMIELLTILYEEED, via the coding sequence TTGGAAATCATAGTAAGCAATAAGGCAAGCCGACCCTTATATGAGCAAATTTCTACACAAATTAAGGCGGCAATTATGAGTGGAGAGTTAAAAACTGGCGAAGCCATTCCTTCTGTACGGTCTTTGGCAAAATCTTTACACATTAGCATTTTAACTGTTCAGAAAGCATACTCCACGTTGCAGGAGGACGGTTTTATCGAAACCACGGCAGGAAAAGGGTGTTATGTATCGGCGCAAAATCAAGATTTTTATCTGGAAGAACAACAAAAGAAAATTGAGGAAAGGTTTTTAGAAGCAATAGAAATAGCCCGTGCAAGTGGAATTTCTTTTGATAAAATGATTGAATTGCTAACAATTTTATATGAGGAGGAAGATTAA
- a CDS encoding ABC transporter ATP-binding protein — MTENILEVHNLSKDYGDFVLDKLSFSIPRGVIMGLIGENGAGKSTTINCILNEITMTDGEITIFGKDNISEEVFIKNKIGIIFDENHFPDILTPIELGKCMAGIYSSWQSREYQNYLTQFELPLKKKIKDFSRGMKVKLAFAVALSHKAEMLILDEATSGLDPVIRDDILDILIDFVQDENHSILFSTHITSDLEKVADYITFIHKGKLIFSHPKDELIDNYGVVICGAAIFENMDKSEIIAFRKQDFQYKVLVCNRRKVEKSYPKAIVEPANIDDIMLFYVKGETK, encoded by the coding sequence ATGACTGAAAATATTTTAGAGGTACACAATCTATCAAAAGATTATGGGGATTTTGTTCTTGATAAATTGAGTTTCTCAATTCCCCGTGGTGTGATTATGGGATTGATCGGGGAAAATGGAGCTGGAAAGTCCACGACAATCAACTGCATACTTAACGAAATCACAATGACAGATGGCGAAATCACTATTTTCGGGAAAGATAATATTTCGGAAGAGGTTTTTATCAAAAATAAGATTGGGATAATATTTGACGAAAATCACTTTCCCGATATATTGACACCTATTGAACTTGGGAAGTGCATGGCAGGTATTTATTCAAGCTGGCAAAGCCGCGAGTATCAAAATTACCTTACGCAATTTGAACTTCCCCTCAAAAAGAAAATTAAAGATTTTTCAAGGGGAATGAAAGTTAAATTGGCTTTTGCGGTTGCTCTTTCCCATAAAGCAGAAATGTTAATCTTGGACGAGGCGACCAGCGGACTTGACCCCGTAATTAGAGATGATATTTTGGATATTCTTATTGACTTTGTTCAAGACGAAAATCACTCTATATTGTTTTCTACACATATAACAAGTGATTTAGAGAAAGTCGCTGATTATATCACTTTCATACACAAAGGCAAGCTGATTTTCAGCCACCCTAAAGATGAATTGATTGATAATTATGGAGTTGTGATTTGTGGTGCTGCAATATTTGAAAATATGGATAAATCGGAAATCATAGCTTTTCGTAAACAGGATTTTCAGTATAAAGTTCTTGTTTGCAATCGGCGCAAAGTAGAAAAAAGTTATCCAAAGGCTATTGTGGAGCCTGCAAATATTGATGACATTATGCTGTTCTATGTAAAGGGGGAAACAAAATGA
- a CDS encoding ABC-2 transporter permease codes for MKGLIQKDFYVMRERIRPLNYILIALVALGVLIYFQAVGAMYVALFLPLLLVGIPKTIMVYDTQCKWDKLAIALPTTRKMIVTSRYLFFILITVVMSTISFSLCVIAGLFFKELTLVLCVKFSLAGFTLALFYGLLTIPTGYALGVNGGSLTMIFSVMLVLAVAYVLKQFNVDLESLALWLANYAIIIGIVVLAIMGVISYKLSVHFYTKTHS; via the coding sequence ATGAAAGGGCTAATTCAAAAGGATTTTTATGTAATGAGAGAACGCATACGCCCCTTGAACTATATTCTTATCGCTCTTGTTGCATTGGGTGTATTGATTTATTTTCAAGCAGTAGGGGCAATGTATGTAGCACTTTTCCTACCGTTACTTTTAGTGGGTATTCCTAAAACGATTATGGTATATGACACGCAATGCAAATGGGATAAATTAGCGATTGCCTTACCTACTACCCGTAAGATGATTGTTACAAGTAGATATTTGTTTTTCATACTTATTACTGTTGTAATGTCTACTATTTCATTCAGTTTATGTGTTATCGCAGGATTGTTTTTTAAGGAACTTACACTTGTCCTGTGTGTGAAATTTTCGTTGGCAGGATTTACACTTGCTCTGTTTTATGGCTTACTGACCATTCCAACAGGTTATGCTTTGGGAGTTAATGGTGGTTCATTGACAATGATATTTTCTGTTATGCTGGTTTTAGCTGTTGCGTATGTCCTAAAGCAGTTTAATGTTGACTTGGAGAGTTTAGCTTTATGGCTTGCTAATTATGCAATTATTATAGGTATTGTTGTTTTGGCAATCATGGGGGTAATTTCCTATAAACTATCGGTTCACTTCTATACAAAAACACACTCATAA